TATCCCCATCCAGAATGTTTCGGAATACGACGCAATCGCGGTCGACATCTTCAACAACGCCATCAAGGCGGTCGTCGACGACGGTGTGCCGATCGATCAGGCATACAATACGGCTAAACAGGAAATCAAGAACCAGATGTAATGCAGGCGGTGACAAAAAGGGCCTGATTCCATTCAGGCCCTTTTTATTCGATTGGAGGAGAGGAGAAACCTGTGCCGCAACAACCCATGAACCCGCCTGCCGGGCATTCGATCGAAAGACCGTCACTGCTTTACATGAAAACGAGACGGATACTGGGAAGGGTGGTCCTTTACTTTATACTCATCTTTTTTTTCATTATCTTCGCCTATCCGTTCTGGCATGTGTTTATCCTCGCGACAAGGGATTATCAGACGATATACAAGACACCCCCTCCGGTATGGTTCGGTAAAATCGAAACATTCAGAACCAACTGGGATACCCTCTTCGATCGGATTCCCTTTCACAGAAACATGTTCAACAGTCTCGGCATCGCCGTGTTTGCGACGGGGACGCAGATCTTTTTCTGTACCATGGCCGGTTTCGCTTTCGCCAAATATGATTTCAAGTTCAAGAATATCCTCTTTCCCTTTATCCTCATCTCGATCATGCTGCCGCGGTTTCTCTGGCTTATTCCCACGTTTCAGATGATGGCCTGGCTGAAATGGATCAATACATGGCTTCCCATGGTCATTCCGCAGATCGGGAATGCGTTCGGCATCTTTCTTATGGCGCAGTTCATCGAGGGGGCGGTGCCGCTCGATCTCCTCGATGCGGCGAGAATCGACGGCATGGGGGAGTTCAGGATCCTTCTCTCCATCGGGTTTCCCCTTTCACGCGCGGGAATCGCGGTGTTGGGAACGATATCATTCGTCTTCTCGTGGAACGATTTTATGTACGCCATGATCATGCTCAACAAGGAAGAAGCCTACACGATTCCCGTCGCCCTGGCGGAAATGAACCTGAGAAGCGAGGGGGTGATCGGGGCGGTAATGCTCGGGAACGCCCTGGGGCTTATTCCCATTCTCACCGCGTTCATCTTTTTCTCGAAACAGATCATTTCGAACATGCTCGCGGGAAGCATCAAAGGGTAACGGAAAGGAAGACGTGGTGATGAAACGATTGAACCGGCAGAAAATAGCCCCGTACATGTTTATCAGTCCGTTTTTTTTGATATTCGCGGCGTTCATGATTTTCCCGCTGGGCTTTTCCATCTTCCTTTCTTTTCAGAAATGGGGAGGAATGGGGACCATGCAGTTTGTCGGACTGCAGAACTTCATCAACGTACTTTTTTCCGATACCTTTTTTGTAAAGACACTTATGGTCACCGGTGTTCTTCTTGTTTTCGGTTCGTTTACCCAGCATATTTTCGCGATTCCGCTGGCGATCGTCTTGAACAGCAAACTCATAAAAGGGCGCGATTTCTTCAGAACGGCCTATTTCCTTCCCGTTATTACCAGCGCGGTATCCGTTTCGATCATCTTCCAGAATGTTTTCAGCATGAATTACGGGCTTCTCAACTACCTGCTTTCGTTTATCGGGGTAAAACCGATCGACTGGATCAACTGGTCCTGGTCGATCCCTATCGCGGTCTCGATTGTCATCAACTGGCGGTGGATCGGGTGGAACACCCTCATCTATCTCGCCGGGCTGCAATCCATCCCGAATGAATTATACGAATCCGCGGATATCGACGGCGCTTCGACCATCAACCGGCACATCAATATCACCATCCCGATGCTGCTTCCCATCATCTTTTTTGCCGTGACCATGAGTATTATCGGGGGCATGCAGGTCTTCGACGAACCTTATGTCCTGACGACCCGCGAAGCTAATTCGATGGGGGGGGCGGATAACGCCGGATTCACGTCGGCCTTCTACATTCTCTGGCTGCTCAGGCGGGCGGCACGGTACGGGAGGGGGAGCGCCGTCGCGTGGCTTCTCTTTATCCTGATTCTTATCATGACATTCATCAACAGAAAGGTGATCAATTATTTCCAGGGCGACAGGGTGCTTCCGCGAAGGATAAGACGGGGAAAAACGGCGTCAAAGATTTTTAGCACGCAGATGGAAATCAAATAACCATCGAGTGTCTGCCCGGCGCGCGATACCGCCCGTCCGGCTACATCAACGAATGGTTTCGTTAACCTCGTCCTTTTTTTATTCGCGCCCATAGCCGGATAAACGGAGGATTTTTTTTGCCGTTTCCTCCTCGTTCCACATCAGTTTGCCATCGGGATAGATAATGCTCCCCTCGTGTCCTTTTCCCAGAAGCAGGACCGTATCGCCCGGACGTGCAAGCGAGAAGGCGAGCGATATGGCCTTTTCCCTGTCCGGTTCGAGAAAGAGTGATTCTCCGGGTGTGAGTCCGGTACAGCCTTCGGCGATCTCTTCGAGAATACGCATCCGGTCTTCGAGCCTCGGATCTTCATCCGTGAGGACGACGATATCCGAATACCGGGAGGCGATACTCCCCTGCATGGGACGTTTTTGAATATCACGCTCGCCCGCGGAACCGAATACCGCGATCAGCCGTCCCTCGACAAGCGGGCGCATCATTGTGAAAAGCTTCGTGAACGCCTGGGGTGTGTGCGCGTAATCGACGATCACCGAAAAGGGCTGTCCGCAGTCGACGGCCGTCATACGGCCGGTCACCCCCGTGAGACGGTGGAAATGGCCGGCAACCTCCCCGAACGTTACCCCGCACAACTTCGCCACGGTGAGTGCGGCGGCCAGGGCGTTTTCGATATTGAAGGTCCCCGGAACGGGGAGGGATGTTTTGGTCGATTCACCCCGTCCCTTTATGATGAAATCCGAGCCGTCCGGACGGAGACTGATCTCCGAAGCGAGGATATCGGCGCTTTCGTCTTTGAGGCTGTAGGAATATACCGGGGCCTTTGTCGCGTTTCTGAAAAACCGGCTCGACGGATCATCGGCATTGACGACACCGAAACGGCCCGGAAACGGATACCGGTCCGAGGGGGAACGCTTTTTATACGATGGGGGGGCATCGAGTGAGCGGAAGAGGTTCGCCTTGTCAAACCGGTATTGTTCGAAGGAACCGTGAAACTCGAGATGTTCGTGCGCCACATTCGTGAGGACGGCGGCATCGAAACTCACGTCACGGAGCCGTCCGGTTTTTTCCGACAGGCCGTGCGATGTCGCTTCCAGAACGGCATGTGTTTTCCCGGATGCGGCCATCCGGGCGAGTATGCCGTGGACTTCAGGGGCTTCGGGGGTCGACTGGCGGTAACGATTCTTTTCCGTCACGTCTCCCGCCTTCAAGGCGACGGTCGAGAGAAATCCCGAGTCGATTCCCATGGCGCAAAGCAGTTGATGAATGAACCAGACGGTCGTACTTTTTCCGTCAGTTCCGGTCACCCCGATGGTGAGGAGTTTTTCCGAGGGATAATCGAAAAAGGAAGCGGCGAGCCGGGAAAGGGCTTTGCGGCAGTCGGGGACGCGGATACAGACGACATGTTCCGGGTAAGCGGGGAGTTCATCCTGATGAACCACGGCCGCCGCCCCATTGTGAACCGCATCCCCGATATAACGGTGGCCGTCGGTGTGCAGGCCGTGAAG
The Spirochaetales bacterium DNA segment above includes these coding regions:
- a CDS encoding UDP-N-acetylmuramoyl-L-alanyl-D-glutamate--2,6-diaminopimelate ligase, with product MIIKKVTALIKDISVVSVRGSCDTPINGLSYDSRETQKGDLFVSLHGLHTDGHRYIGDAVHNGAAAVVHQDELPAYPEHVVCIRVPDCRKALSRLAASFFDYPSEKLLTIGVTGTDGKSTTVWFIHQLLCAMGIDSGFLSTVALKAGDVTEKNRYRQSTPEAPEVHGILARMAASGKTHAVLEATSHGLSEKTGRLRDVSFDAAVLTNVAHEHLEFHGSFEQYRFDKANLFRSLDAPPSYKKRSPSDRYPFPGRFGVVNADDPSSRFFRNATKAPVYSYSLKDESADILASEISLRPDGSDFIIKGRGESTKTSLPVPGTFNIENALAAALTVAKLCGVTFGEVAGHFHRLTGVTGRMTAVDCGQPFSVIVDYAHTPQAFTKLFTMMRPLVEGRLIAVFGSAGERDIQKRPMQGSIASRYSDIVVLTDEDPRLEDRMRILEEIAEGCTGLTPGESLFLEPDREKAISLAFSLARPGDTVLLLGKGHEGSIIYPDGKLMWNEEETAKKILRLSGYGRE
- a CDS encoding sugar ABC transporter permease; translation: MKRLNRQKIAPYMFISPFFLIFAAFMIFPLGFSIFLSFQKWGGMGTMQFVGLQNFINVLFSDTFFVKTLMVTGVLLVFGSFTQHIFAIPLAIVLNSKLIKGRDFFRTAYFLPVITSAVSVSIIFQNVFSMNYGLLNYLLSFIGVKPIDWINWSWSIPIAVSIVINWRWIGWNTLIYLAGLQSIPNELYESADIDGASTINRHINITIPMLLPIIFFAVTMSIIGGMQVFDEPYVLTTREANSMGGADNAGFTSAFYILWLLRRAARYGRGSAVAWLLFILILIMTFINRKVINYFQGDRVLPRRIRRGKTASKIFSTQMEIK
- a CDS encoding carbohydrate ABC transporter permease, giving the protein MPQQPMNPPAGHSIERPSLLYMKTRRILGRVVLYFILIFFFIIFAYPFWHVFILATRDYQTIYKTPPPVWFGKIETFRTNWDTLFDRIPFHRNMFNSLGIAVFATGTQIFFCTMAGFAFAKYDFKFKNILFPFILISIMLPRFLWLIPTFQMMAWLKWINTWLPMVIPQIGNAFGIFLMAQFIEGAVPLDLLDAARIDGMGEFRILLSIGFPLSRAGIAVLGTISFVFSWNDFMYAMIMLNKEEAYTIPVALAEMNLRSEGVIGAVMLGNALGLIPILTAFIFFSKQIISNMLAGSIKG